In Candidatus Methylacidiphilales bacterium, the following are encoded in one genomic region:
- a CDS encoding tetratricopeptide repeat protein produces the protein MKKKSSKVRAGTNRAPSVGSLALLWTWMIRFWPALTLVFLGLVVFGRLLGHDFVLLDDEANIYQNPLMAARPLSHLHTYWEGAFIRMYIPVTYTAWAGVAQWSLALWGRLDPWPFHAVNLLFHLLNSLCVFHLIRKFLPQASPESCLAGAVLFLLHPMQVEPVAWVTGFKDVFSAFWVFCSLALLFQASRKEEMGWRWWMGAWICFLLAILSKPSQVFLVACVVWWEWHCHSLRDFRVWARIGAFVVPALGTVFFATRAQDTAQTGGLSSWLEKLWVASDASLFYLTKTFYPWPMTIDYGRTTAVVLESSLVWIPVGVLLVLGMLVLFFRKCPGLMMGLVFWALALAPSMGWVPFYFQNISNVADRYQYVALAGIALALVGSISWVPPRWALAGGGLLALVLSALTLRVAANWRDSRTLFDATLAANPSSWLAHVNYSAYLVDRGRAPEAVEMALRAIDLNSAPHLRVAALYNLANAYFDMKDYASALQSYGQALEISPHFAKARANRALVYLTTGEPEKAVADQRMALKELGPDPVLRVQHAIALDRMGQHREAYAQLLEAERLGHTVDARLMKGIKSRIPVE, from the coding sequence GTGAAGAAAAAATCGTCCAAAGTTCGCGCAGGCACAAATCGCGCTCCATCTGTCGGTAGCTTGGCTCTGTTGTGGACATGGATGATTCGTTTCTGGCCTGCGCTGACGCTGGTTTTTCTCGGTTTGGTTGTGTTCGGCCGTTTGCTGGGCCACGACTTCGTGTTGTTGGACGATGAAGCCAATATTTATCAAAACCCTTTGATGGCTGCCCGGCCGCTGAGCCATTTGCACACCTACTGGGAAGGCGCTTTCATCCGGATGTACATCCCGGTCACGTACACGGCCTGGGCCGGCGTTGCCCAATGGTCGTTGGCATTGTGGGGCCGCCTGGATCCTTGGCCATTCCACGCAGTGAACCTGCTTTTTCACCTGTTGAACTCGCTGTGTGTTTTTCACTTGATCCGAAAATTTCTGCCTCAGGCCTCCCCGGAATCCTGCCTAGCGGGTGCCGTGTTGTTCCTTCTGCATCCGATGCAGGTCGAACCAGTGGCCTGGGTGACAGGTTTCAAGGATGTGTTCAGTGCTTTCTGGGTTTTTTGCAGTCTCGCTCTCCTTTTCCAGGCTTCTCGCAAAGAAGAGATGGGATGGCGGTGGTGGATGGGTGCCTGGATTTGCTTCTTATTGGCGATCCTTTCCAAGCCTTCCCAGGTGTTCTTGGTCGCATGCGTGGTTTGGTGGGAGTGGCATTGTCATTCACTGCGGGATTTTCGGGTTTGGGCGCGGATCGGCGCTTTTGTCGTGCCTGCTTTGGGCACGGTTTTCTTTGCCACGCGTGCTCAAGATACGGCCCAGACTGGCGGTCTTTCGTCCTGGCTGGAAAAACTATGGGTGGCCTCGGATGCCTCGCTGTTTTATTTGACCAAGACGTTCTATCCCTGGCCGATGACCATCGATTATGGACGGACGACTGCGGTGGTTCTCGAAAGTTCGCTTGTTTGGATTCCGGTGGGGGTTCTTCTCGTCCTGGGAATGCTGGTTTTGTTTTTCCGGAAATGCCCCGGTTTGATGATGGGTTTGGTTTTTTGGGCTTTGGCTTTGGCACCTTCCATGGGTTGGGTTCCATTTTACTTCCAGAACATTTCCAATGTGGCCGACCGTTATCAATACGTCGCACTGGCGGGGATTGCGCTGGCTCTGGTGGGTTCCATTTCGTGGGTTCCCCCGCGCTGGGCACTTGCTGGTGGCGGCCTTTTGGCTTTGGTTTTGTCGGCTCTGACCCTGCGGGTTGCCGCCAACTGGAGGGATTCGCGCACACTTTTCGATGCCACTCTAGCGGCCAACCCTTCGAGTTGGCTGGCTCACGTCAATTATTCCGCCTATCTTGTGGATCGTGGGCGTGCTCCTGAAGCGGTCGAAATGGCCCTGCGGGCCATTGATTTGAACAGCGCGCCGCATCTCAGAGTTGCCGCCCTCTACAACTTGGCCAATGCCTATTTCGACATGAAGGATTATGCGTCAGCCCTTCAGAGTTATGGGCAGGCGTTGGAGATTTCTCCCCATTTTGCCAAAGCGCGGGCAAACCGGGCATTGGTTTACCTGACGACCGGAGAACCCGAAAAAGCCGTTGCCGATCAGAGAATGGCCCTGAAAGAACTCGGGCCTGATCCCGTTTTGCGCGTTCAGCATGCCATTGCCTTGGATCGGATGGGCCAACACAGAGAGGCATACGCTCAACTCCTCGAAGCTGAACGCTTGGGCCACACAGTGGATGCACGTCTTATGAAAGGAATCAAAAGTCGGATTCCGGTCGAATAG